gatttttttaaattaGCAGAAGTGCTTCTTTCATGGAATACTACATTCCTATAAACGTGATGTGTGTATAGTCACAAAGATCACCAATAACTATACATAttctatatttggtatatggtGTGATTTGGAGAAATTGGATGCCATTCTCATTAATCAAATCGGGTACATATACACGAATACAAGAGCATAATAAGGAAACTACATTTCCGTAAATCAAGGAGATATATGTGCACAATAATTACACTAAGTACAATAATATATTTTCGCTAATAGCCCCCCACCGTCGAAGCAGTAGCCGGCCGAATGCAAAGATTGGACTTGAAGCGATCAACCAAGATGCGTGGAAGGCCTTTCGTGAAGATGTTGGTATATTGGTATTCAGTAGGAACATGTAGGACGCATACAGCACCAAGACGAACTTTCTCTCGTACAAAATGAATATAAATTTCGACATGTTTGGTGCGTTGATGCTGAACCGGATTTTGTGATAGATACATGGTAGAAATATTGTCACAGTAAATGATGGACGCCTGTGTAACTGGAAGATGCAGCTCAAGCAGCATGTTGCGAATCCAAGAAAACTTTGCTGTAGTGTTTGCAACTCCCCTATATTCGGCTTCAGCGCTTTAGCGTGAGATGGTAGGTTGTCGTTTGGAGGACCAAGATACCAAATTGTCTCCAAGAAAAACGCAATATCCGGATGTTGAACGGCATGTATCGGGACAACCCCCCAGTCAGCATTCGAGTAGGCGGTGAGATTTGTTGATTTGGAGGGGGACAAGTATAAACCGTGATCTGCAGTGCCCTTTAGGTAGCGAAGTATGCGTTTTAGATACGCAAGATGTGGTTCTCATGGGGCATGCATGAAGAGGCAAATTTGCTGCATTGCATATGAAATGTCCAGTCTTGTAAAAGGAAGGTATTGTAACGCACCCGCAAGACTGCGGCATAAAGTCCCGTCAGCTAGTGGTGCACCAGCCGAAGCACTTAGTTTAGAATGTGTATCGGcaggtgtgctgcatggtttgcAATTTTCCATCTTCGCCCTACTCAGAATGTCGTGAACGTGGGCGTGCTAGGAGAGAAAAAGGCCTCCAGATTGATGGGTAACTTCAATGCCCAAGAAATGATGTAACCTGCCAAGATCAGTCATAGAGAATTCATGAGACATAGCTTATATAAAATGATGTAGCAGACGATTGTTAGATGCAGTGAGGACGATATCGTCCACATATTAAAGAAGGTAAGCCATGTCACTGCCCTGTTTATAGATAAACAAGGAGCTATCTGATGTGGATGTCTGAAATCCACAGCGAATGATATATGTGGCGAACCTGTGATACCACGCCCGAGGTGCCTGTTTAAGCCCGTATAAAGATTTTATTCAACCTGCACACATATTTAGGATTACACGCATCAAGAAATCCTGGTGGTTGAAACATGTACACAGTTTCGTTGAGATCCCCATGCAAGAATGCGTTTTTAACATCCAGTTGCCCTATAAGCCAAGACCTGGACACTTCCAGGCTGAGTACAGTACGAATGGTAGTTGGTTTAACTACCGGACTGAAAGTCTCATCACAATCAATGCCAACCTGCTGGGACATATCATTTACCACAAGACGGGCCTTATATCTTTCCAAACGTCCATTTGCATGAATCTTGTGGAGAAACAACCACATACACTTGATAATGTGTGCATTGGGAGGCCGAGGGACAAGATCCCACGTGTTATTATCTATTAAAGCAATTATTCCGTTTTCATAGCATCGGACCAATGTGGATCAGACTGGGCATCAATATGTGACTTGGGTAAAGGTGAGATGGTTTCAACGTTTAAGTTAAAGGGTTCCTTAGGTTTAGACATCCCGTCACGAGACCTAGTGATCATTGGGTGTGTCGAAGTGGTAGAGCCGGTAGATACAGAAGTCGGTGGTGGGTTCGGATGAGGAGGCATAGGTTCTGGATTGAGTTGAGCCGGTTGTGTGGATGGGGATGGGATGAGTTGGGCCGAGGTATGAGTATGGTTGTTGGGCCGCAGTGGTGGTGATCTTAGGGAATAAGTAAAAGTTGGTTAGGGTCGTGGTGTAAGCATCTGTGGTGAAGGCTGGTGGGTCGGTGCAGCAGCCGAGGGTTGTGGTGTAGAAGTAGATGGTGTCGGATGTGGGGGAAGAGTGGTGGTAGATGGTGCGGAAGCTGGTGAGGGAGTGGTGGCCATGGGTTGTTGGAAAAGTATGGGTGAGTGCATCGACTCCAAAAAGGTGTATGACATAGGTTGGGGTTTAAAGGTTTTGGAGAGTGGGAACTCATGTTCGTTAAAGGTGACGTGACGGGAAATGCTAACTTTGAAAATAGATAAATCCATGCATCGGTATCCGCGGTGATCCGCAGGGTAGTTGAGGAAGACACATGGGGAGGATCGGGGAGCAAGTTTGTGAGGACGGGTGTCAGACTGGTTAGGGTAACAGGCACAACCAAACACCCGAAGGTGTTGATAATCAGGGTTTTTGAGATATAAGGCAGCATTGGGGGTTCGAAAACCAATGGGTTTGCAAGGAAGGATGTAGTGAGGTATGGGTGAGGAGAGAAAGCATGATTTCATTAAGACGACAAATCATGCGCTCGGTTGTCCCATTTTGTTTGGAGGTGTGAGGGCacgaaaaatgaaattttaaaccATGGGTAGAGGTGAATTGTTTGAATTGAGTGTTATCAAATTCTCCGCCCATGTCACATTGAAAACTtttaatttggtgatgaaattggGTGGATATGTATTTGTGAAATTGAGTATTTGGTGTATGTTTCGGATTTAAATTTTAAAGGAAATACCCAAGTAAAATGAGTATAATCATCAATCACAACCAAATAATATTTGTATCCCTGCTTGCTAAGTATAGGAGAGGTCCATAAATCACAATGGACAATATCAAATGGACAAACAATGCAAGAAGTAGATAAATTGAAAGGCAAACATTTATGTTTAGCAAATTAGAAAGAGTCACAAAAAACTGAACGACTTTGTTTATCACACGAAATAAACTTATTAGAATTCAAAAAATCTAGGACATGTAAACCAGGATGTCCAAGACGGTTGTGCCAGGAGCCTTGAGAACTGGTGGAAACAAAAGCAGAAGCATCAGGTACTTTGAGATCCATAAGCGGGTAGAGATTACTGGTACTGTCGTGGCGACTCGGGATTGTCCCACTCGGATAATCCTTCACAGAAAAACCAAAAGGATCAAAATCGAAAAACACACAATTGTCACGAGTAAATTTTCTAACAAAAAATAAGTTCTTTATGATATTGGGTATGTGAAGTATGTGTTTAAGTTGGAGTGGTTTAGAGGTGGTGGGAAGACTGGTGTGGCCTGATCCAACAACTGGTAACCGATGACCATTTCCAGCCAACACGGTTTTAATAGAATGATTACAAGGGTGAGAAATCATACCTGAGTCTCGAGTCAGGTGATCTGATGCTCCAGTATCCATGAACCAAGTAGGGGCTTCGGGTTCCAAAGCCATAGTATTGAAGGCTTCTTCAAGTTCAGTAGGTTCCAAGGGGTTGACATCAGTTATATGAACTTCAGGGGCGGACTGATTAGGGGTTGAAGGCTGCTGCTGCTACTATGGTGCGGTCCAGGTTGAGACCCAACCCGGTTGGGTTGGGTAGGGGCACGAGGGTGGTGGGTTGGCCTAGAAGGAATTGGCCCAATATGATGGTGGCATGGGTGGGTAAAAGGGTTGGTTCCGAGAGTTTCTTGGTGGGTTGCAAGTAAATGGGACACGGCTGCTGGACCCAGACCCAGAGCATGATCTGTAGTGGGCCGGGCCAGAAATACCGGAGACGTTGGTTTAGTTTTGGGTAGATTGGTTTTGGTTGTGGGTTGGGTTGTCACGGCGTGGGCCACCACGACGATTTGGGCCATAGATCTGACCAAAACGGGTGCGACCGGAGCTATTACAAGTGGGCTGGTTATCATGGGTGGGACAATCACGGCGAGGCGTGGGGGTTACAACAGCATGCGCTTCAGAATTAGTAGCAGTACCATCGCGAGCAGCTTGTCTTTTCATGTCACGACAAAGCATCTCACATACCTCATTCCAAGAAGGAAGTTCATGATTGATCATAGAGCTGATGGTGTCGTACTCCCAAGGCAGACCCCGAACAAGTTGCAAAACGAGGTTTTGTTCGTTAACAGGACTGCCCACATCATCTAACTGGGCTGCCAAATCCTGAAGGACTTGACAGTAGGCTTCCAAAGAAGACACAGAACTAACTTTCAGATTCACAAACCGAGATTGAAGGGCTACACAACGAGGACCTTTGTTGTTATGGAAGATATCCTTGACCTGATTCCAGGCTTGGAGAGCCGTGGATGGCTCTTCAAGGACCCGAAGGAGATAGTCAGCGGATAGAGTATTGTAGATCCATTGGAGCACGACAACATCTATATTCATCCATTGAGTATATGCAGGGTCGTCTTCAGGGACGGTTCAGTGGTGACAGCATCTAGGACCTCGCATCTGCGAGCATGAAGATGGAAAAGTTTAACCCACGCGGAGTACGTGACCGTAGTACCATCCAGGACACGAACCTTCTTGGTGATGTTAGTAACAGAATAGACTAGATGTAGGGGAACCGGTTGTTTTGTGGTGGGGTTGGGAGTGTCAGCTTTGTCACCCATAGTGCAGAGCCAACAGGGAGTAGGAACAGGATCGAAAAAAGGAAAGGGGTGGCCGGCGGCGGCTTAGGGTCGAAACCCTAGAGATTGGACGGAGATCCGAAAAAGGCTGCGGAGATTAGGTATAGAGcgcaagctctgataccatgtgatTTGGAGAAATTGGATGCCATTGTCATTAATTAAATCGGGTACATATACACGAATACAAGAGAACAATAAGGAAACTTCATCTCCCTAAATCAAGGAGAGATAGGTGGCACTATAGTTACATTAAATACAATAATATATTTCTGCTAATATATGGATCGATTATGATCTTTTAATTATTTCTAATCAAATTTCATACAAACATAGTAACATAGTAACATACTTGCTGTAACACTTCGGGCTTTCCCGCACAACTTTATTGTATGATACAACTATGTGAAGTTATTTAATGAAAAACCTATGTTATAAATGTGTAGTCTGTGAATTATGTGATAATGTGTAatataattatctaaattaattATGTGCAAAAGTGTATGTTGGTCGAAACCTCACGGTTCTGGGTCTAAACCTCTCGGTTCCGACTCGAGACtgcatgtgtcacaccccaaccaatggcggaatcatcggggcgcggcactaggcgaatcagattgctcaagagaatccataacaactatattgcgataatatttattacattcgttatcccatactaacaaataatacaatcacattagtcatcacagatttcttgtcctctcgaacaattcaaatccgacaacctagattttaggtgagtttctagacttcctagcttgatttgatgtaggcTTCAACTAGTCCttcaacatacgttaaaataatgtcaatacaaaggtattggcgagtatacaggtttgatatgtaatagaataatagattaaaagtgctgcgaatttccatatgcataaacgtaatacacgacatgtatactcacaaaactgatactaccagctaagtcctcgatgctcgactcttcgatggcataactagaccccgtcgggcgcaatagtactatactagtttgggtgggacgtcacgagtataagtcctagcatacatgcaactagcatcacgtatatctatgcaaacagttattcgcaagtgatagattaacaatttgaatcattcgtttgataagttcgttttataaggaacgtatgttacacccaaaattcgacaaaaggggtcaagtatactcacagtgcgtattcggttggattgacgggatggtgcctgagaatgtcctgatttcagactaattacatgagtattgggttacgcgttaaacggtatcgaattACATGAAATTGGACGAAAATTGGATTTGAActggcccattcggatggaccgctcgatcggtcgggctgctcgatcgagtgggccgttcgatcgagtgggccgttcgtTCGGCCAGCCTCTCCAGCTGTTTTTCGACGATTTCGCGTGTTTTTCGGTGGTTCTGGTCGGGACATTGTTGCGACGTGCTaaacaactgaaatcccatcaattccgacctgttctaacggccgggaatcaccccgtctcatcagaactggccgttcttggcggtttttccgtgtttaacccgaaaccgGTCGTCTCTTCGGCAGGAATCAGATccttgaccaacacgacactaggaATGAGTAGGAGGTTGGTCTAAGCTCTGTTTCTACCGTTATTATGTATAGATCTGGTGTGAATACCTTGATTATTCTTGGAAAATCCCTGggttctgagttgttcttggtggaatgaggccaacacttgaagttgaTAAAAACTTTGTGATGACATCACTCTGAACATCTCAAATCCATGGCTTCTTGACTAGAAACATTGATTTAGACGGGATTTTATGTATAATCGcatggaaaccattcggatctgagttgttcttcctgggatgacatcacccttgaagaactccatggtgacatcaccctagaacactccaaatccgttgatttcacagttaaaagtcGATATTTGAAAGGTAGGAAGATGAAAGaatgcatatagatcaaggaagtacaagatttgggttaaaaacttacaagaatcgcgagaaatcggaagATTAAGGGGCTGGAATGTCTTGGTCGAGtggcagcagcaacaacaagtgctTGGAGGgtgaagaggggtatttataggcaaggaaggaggaaAAAGGAAGAAAAGGTGGGCCGGATCGGTTGGCCCAACCgctcggctggcctgtccgatcggacggcccagccgatcggctggcccgttcgattgGATGGTCCAGCCGGATGGCTGTTCTGtccgatcgggcggcccagccgatcggctggcccgttcgatcgggcggcccagccgatcggctggcccgtccgatcgactggcccagccgtttggctggcccgtccgtacggaagcccttgatcctcgtttttggtgcgatttcgacaaTTTGGGccataatttcatatatttatataattatttaattatttactataattaatcacaaaagggtcgCATATACGCATCTATATATCCAATTCTCGGtgtgatgatcgagttacgcgtgccttcgagtgcgttcttcgatgtgacgAGCCACAAAGATTATtggggcactacttgctcgtgttgccgtcatcgtcacgatggctggagacatggtactcacccgatagtctttgttagcatTGCTTGTtcacgttttgacacctcacggttatcaaggagggtagattaagtgcttactcaacatcatcgtgagtgctataatttatgaaaatagctttgtaatagcgatagaatatgcgtagaTATTTGATCATACTTTgatttagcgatatatctgatatagttacattatgatccgaatctctggtgctaggcgtaacgagtgtatcgagtagtaacaacgcacgagagtgcgggttgttacagcatggttgcgactcgagacttgcTGGGCTATTAGGTTGTGTTCACTGACCAGGCCCAACTAATTAGAACCCATTTCAGAAACCCTATTTTGGGAATGGTATGAAAACCCCTCATCAGCCGACAACCAAAATGTTTGGTAGCAATCATCATCCATCAATCCCAAAACATTCTCccattctctctctctttctctccttatctagtttctctctctagaacacCCTAAAAGACACAATCCCCTTCTTCTTTTCTCACTGATTTGAACAGCGGCTAGCACACTTCAAAGACAATCAGCGAAGACACCTCGCAGGAGCTTTATCCTCTCGTTCCACGAACATTTCACTCTTGGTTCTAACCGGTTAGTATATAAACTAAAGTAGGATGATTAGACATGATAAAGATGTTTACTTGCTTGGTGATGTCGATGTCAAAAGATGTTCTTCATGATGATTGTCCGTATGATAGAATAATGATGTATGCTAGAATCGGTCAATGTGGGTTGATGATGTATCTATGTTAATATCTTGACAAGATAAGAGTAGGGTATTGATGATTAGAACAAAATGATGAATGCTAATGCTAGAAATCTAGATTTGATATTGCTTAGATTAGCGAGCGATCGATTAAGATTCGACGAGCGAGAGCGGCGAGAAGTTACGATTCGAATAACCAAAAGCGATGACACACACAAAAGCGATTCCATAACGTTTTAAACTTACCGATAATCAATTAATCTTCGAAGATATTTAGGAAAAATTCCCCCATGGCGTGGCACTAACTGCATCGATGTCCACACCGGCGCTATGGGGAGGGTTTTTGTTAGTTTGGTAACAGATTTTTGAGTTGTACATTTTAAAACAATTTggtggcaaaataagttttaagaaaatctTTCCTACCACATGAGTTTGAGCTGAAACTCGATTGTCGAACCATCGCTTtcgggaagatttctttttgtcattGCAAAAGTTTTAAGGAAAAACTGGACTTATGAAACTTCCATTGGGCATGGAGCTGAACTGATtcgatgttttctccatgttgtaaggaaatttcacttgtccaatggttttaacaaaattttataaaaattggttttctttaacagtacggaaaaataatttacttcgagccccacgtggcactttcccacgaaagtttgttaatatgattaaaacacttatatataggaagtaccagcggcgtatccaccatgttttacccaatattacctctgtttcgtgaggcggtgtcacgcgcgccgataagacacagatagaattcCGATCCCTCGGTCCAAGCGATAGGACGCTAGACCGAGTCATGAATTGAAGCGAATTTGATGCAGACAAGGCGTTGATAGCGAGTGCGAGTAGTTCGATCGTACCAAAACATTGATATGGCACACAGGGTTAGATGACGATTGATAAGCGATAGCGAATGACGCGATTTTGATTAGACTAGATGCGATTTCGATTTGTTCCACATAAAACCTACATGGCATGTTCCCACGAGAGTTGCTAATATAGAAAACACCGCGTTTCCCGTGTTAGTTTTTGTCCCGTGAAGCGATGTCATGTACCCTAATTCTACACAACTGTGATGACTTCAAGCGATAACCGAATATCGATAGGCAATAGACCCTGATAGATGATAAGTGACGATAGTTGCGTTGCGAACGATATGCGATTCGATTGAGTTGAATACACCACAAACAGTAACC
This is a stretch of genomic DNA from Helianthus annuus cultivar XRQ/B chromosome 16, HanXRQr2.0-SUNRISE, whole genome shotgun sequence. It encodes these proteins:
- the LOC110919760 gene encoding uncharacterized protein LOC110919760 → MNIDVVVLQWIYNTLSADYLLRVLEEPSTALQAWNQVKDIFHNNKGPRCVALQSRFVNLKVSSVSSLEAYCQVLQDLAAQLDDVGSPVNEQNLVLQLVRGLPWEYDTISSMINHELPSWNEVCEMLCRDMKRQAARDGTATNSEAHAVVTPTPRRDCPTHDNQPTCNSSGRTRFGQIYGPNRRGGPRRDNPTHNQNQSTQN